The Ketobacter alkanivorans genome includes the window CCTCAATATTCGCTTCCAGCTCAGCAATCTGTTTGTTCAATTCGATAATACGGGTAATGTCCTTCAGCGGAACCCCAATCAGCTCTTTGCGCAGATTGGCCAGTTTGCGCCTGGCGATAGCCAGCAGATCAAGGTTTTTAACTATATCGCTCTGATCATCAAACACATAGTGTGCCTGCTCGAACAGATCCTGCTGCGGGGAGTGGCCTTCACTTTTCCCAATGAACACACCTTCTTCATTGTAGTAATGATATTCCCGCATATCGTCGGGGTCAGAATCCCACATACTAAACCTCAAAATTCGTTGGGGTAGTATTCTTGTTAGTTGTGTAACAGGGATCTGGCAAGAAACGGAGGGCGCTTAGACAGGAAGGTTCTGTTGATCGCCGCTGTTACTACCAGCGGCGATCAAAACCGGCAAGAATTAGAACTCCAGGCGGGCTCCAGCGGAAATAGTGCTGAGGTCGGTGTCGTCGTAGCTAAGTACTTCTTCATAGTTGATGAAGGCTGAAATGCCGTGTGGCATCACTGCAGACAGGCCAACGCTGACTTCGTACCAGGAGGTGTCCGGGTCATCAGGGGTGATAGAGAACTGATCTTGTGGGCTTTCAACAAATCGACCGACGATAAGGTCTCTGTCGTCTTCCAGTTCGGTTCGCCAGATCGCTTTTGCGTGGGGAACCAGAACGCCCCAGCTAAAGCTTTTGGCGTAGGATGTTTGGCCGCCCATGGTGAAAATCATCGATTTTACATCTTGAGTGTCGAATGATGCGTGCCAAGGTGTGTCGCTTTGTTCACTGAAAGCATCGATCTGGCCGTCCAGATAGTCAAGGCCTGACAGGGGGCCATAGCTCCAGCCACCTTGGTTGAAATCGAATGACCCTGCGACGCTAATGTAGTACATGGAGTTGTCGGTATTCCCAACGGCTTCACCACCGGGGAGTTGACGCACACTATCAAATTCTCCAGTGGAGTAACCGATCGTGGTATCCACCGCAAAATTTTCGCGATACCAGCTGCTGTACAGAAGAATGTGATCGGAAGAGTTATCGGTTTGGTCGTTGTAAGTGTTGTACTTTAATTCAGTTTCAGTGTGGCCGTACGCGATACCGACTAACCATTGCGCGTTGAGTTGCCAGTCCAAGCCTACGGTGTAATGTTCTGTTGTTAGGTCATACCCCATTTCGTAATCGGTATCGTCTTGAGAGCCATCTACCATAGAGCCGCTTAAAAAGGCACTTAGTTTACCTGCAGAAAAAAGCTCGCTACTGGCCATTCCGCCGTAATAGGCTTCAAGCTCTGGGCTCAACAGCGCGGTGCTTTCGTTATTGGCATGTTGCTGCTGACGTCGACCGCTAAGGTGGTTGCCGATATTGCTGATCTGGTCACTGCTGATTTGAACTAGCGAGGTGTGCAGCGCAGGTTCTTCATCGGGAGTAATCTGAGCCTGAGCTTCTTGATATGAAGGATCGTCACTGGTTTCAGAGAAGCATGCGTCGGCGAAAGTTTCAAAGTCGTAATCACCGCCTTCGCTTTGGCTGATTTCCTGGCAAACGTCGTCGATAACAC containing:
- a CDS encoding autotransporter outer membrane beta-barrel domain-containing protein, translating into MHFSRTILNPVELSIILLGSLLSQLAWSNQNQIGFESVIDDVCQEISQSEGGDYDFETFADACFSETSDDPSYQEAQAQITPDEEPALHTSLVQISSDQISNIGNHLSGRRQQQHANNESTALLSPELEAYYGGMASSELFSAGKLSAFLSGSMVDGSQDDTDYEMGYDLTTEHYTVGLDWQLNAQWLVGIAYGHTETELKYNTYNDQTDNSSDHILLYSSWYRENFAVDTTIGYSTGEFDSVRQLPGGEAVGNTDNSMYYISVAGSFDFNQGGWSYGPLSGLDYLDGQIDAFSEQSDTPWHASFDTQDVKSMIFTMGGQTSYAKSFSWGVLVPHAKAIWRTELEDDRDLIVGRFVESPQDQFSITPDDPDTSWYEVSVGLSAVMPHGISAFINYEEVLSYDDTDLSTISAGARLEF